In Veillonellales bacterium, a single genomic region encodes these proteins:
- a CDS encoding TetR-like C-terminal domain-containing protein has protein sequence LSLEEGLTKKFECMQEEKYFFMSAFSSSDLNNLFHYDYCCIYQFYKEVAIAKGPLTEDIVFLLEFYCRSSMDITADWARKGMKTPPATMARLLVDAMPPRLHDYLSDLSNYKDTTGS, from the coding sequence TCTGTCTTTAGAAGAAGGGTTAACTAAAAAATTCGAGTGTATGCAAGAAGAAAAATATTTTTTTATGTCAGCGTTTTCTTCCTCGGATCTTAATAACTTATTTCATTATGATTACTGCTGCATTTACCAATTTTATAAAGAGGTTGCCATAGCAAAGGGGCCCTTGACGGAAGATATTGTTTTTTTGCTGGAATTTTATTGCCGGAGCTCGATGGATATAACGGCTGACTGGGCAAGAAAAGGCATGAAAACTCCCCCGGCAACCATGGCGCGGCTTCTGGTGGATGCTATGCCGCCGCGTCTGCACGATTACTTAAGTGATTTATCGAACTATAAAGATACGACAGGA